Proteins co-encoded in one Ruegeria sp. YS9 genomic window:
- a CDS encoding NAD(P)(+) transhydrogenase (Re/Si-specific) subunit beta: protein MDYGFTTAAYVVAAVLFILSLGGLSNQESAKRAVWYGIVGMALAVFATLVGPGSGLWLLSLLLIAGGGFIGQYVAQRVQMTEMPQLVAAMHSLVGLAAVFVGFNAHFEIGNVAQVMAIADSASQADLSDLGSFAKLIAKKTPAELAILHVELFLGIFIGAITFTGSVVAYGKLAGKVTSAATKLPGGHALNAAAAGLSLICLIWYTSTGGLFPLILMTLAALFIGYHLIMGIGGADMPVVVSMLNSYSGWAAAAIGFSLGNDLLIVVGALVGSSGAILSYIMCKAMNRHFVSVILGGFGGPQGEQMAVEGEQIAIEADGVAAALNDADSVIIIPGYGMAVAQAQQSVSELVRKLRAKGKNVRFAIHPVAGRLPGHMNVLLAEAKVPYDIVLEMDEINDDFPDTDVAIVIGSNDIVNPAAQEDPNSPIAGMPVLECWKAKQVFVSKRGQGTGYSGIENPLFFKENTRMFYGDAKESLDKLLPMID, encoded by the coding sequence ATGGATTATGGCTTCACCACTGCCGCCTATGTTGTTGCGGCTGTCCTTTTCATCCTTTCGCTCGGCGGTCTGTCGAACCAGGAAAGTGCCAAGCGCGCGGTCTGGTATGGCATCGTCGGCATGGCGCTGGCGGTTTTCGCCACGCTGGTCGGCCCGGGTTCGGGCCTGTGGTTGCTGTCACTGCTGCTGATCGCGGGCGGTGGTTTCATCGGCCAGTATGTTGCACAGCGCGTGCAGATGACCGAGATGCCGCAGCTTGTTGCGGCGATGCACTCGCTGGTCGGTCTTGCGGCCGTGTTCGTCGGTTTCAACGCGCATTTCGAGATCGGCAACGTGGCGCAGGTCATGGCCATTGCTGACAGCGCCAGCCAGGCGGACCTGTCCGATCTGGGGTCTTTTGCCAAGCTGATTGCCAAGAAAACCCCGGCTGAGCTGGCTATCCTGCACGTGGAACTGTTCCTGGGCATCTTCATCGGTGCGATCACCTTTACCGGGTCGGTCGTCGCCTACGGTAAGCTGGCGGGCAAGGTGACCTCGGCAGCGACAAAGCTGCCCGGTGGCCACGCACTGAATGCGGCGGCGGCGGGTCTCTCGCTGATCTGCCTGATCTGGTACACTTCGACAGGGGGCCTGTTTCCGCTGATCCTGATGACGCTGGCGGCTTTGTTCATCGGCTATCACCTGATCATGGGCATCGGAGGCGCCGACATGCCGGTGGTTGTGTCGATGCTGAACAGCTACTCGGGTTGGGCAGCCGCGGCGATCGGTTTTTCGCTGGGCAACGACCTGCTGATCGTGGTTGGTGCGCTGGTGGGCTCGTCGGGTGCGATCCTGTCCTACATCATGTGCAAGGCGATGAACCGCCACTTTGTCAGCGTGATCCTGGGCGGCTTTGGCGGACCTCAGGGTGAACAGATGGCCGTTGAAGGCGAGCAGATCGCCATCGAGGCCGACGGTGTGGCCGCGGCCCTGAACGACGCGGACAGCGTGATCATCATCCCGGGCTATGGCATGGCCGTGGCACAGGCGCAGCAATCGGTTTCCGAACTGGTGCGCAAGCTGCGGGCCAAGGGCAAGAATGTTCGTTTCGCTATTCACCCCGTTGCGGGCCGCTTGCCGGGCCATATGAACGTTTTGCTGGCCGAAGCGAAGGTGCCGTATGATATCGTTCTGGAAATGGATGAGATCAACGATGACTTTCCGGACACCGATGTGGCCATCGTCATCGGTTCAAACGACATCGTGAACCCTGCGGCGCAGGAAGACCCCAACAGCCCCATCGCCGGCATGCCGGTTCTGGAATGCTGGAAAGCCAAGCAGGTGTTCGTCTCGAAACGTGGTCAGGGCACCGGGTACTCGGGTATCGAGAATCCTTTGTTCTTCAAAGAGAACACCCGGATGTTCTACGGCGACGCCAAGGAGTCACTGGACAAGCTGCTGCCGATGATCGATTGA
- a CDS encoding DUF3422 family protein: protein MTPIDDHPLRYALANELHARPFPVASMPCTVVFLAIKKPEAAVARDRREDLAHLIDLLDRHGAQHPQPDATHYAGQIGRHWLKWEQHTEFVTYTAIAQNVSDRAFNPADFEVFPPDWLMASPGQRVTSAMVRVVERESDDVVKSKLLDWFEPESLAVARVLDDAAICASDFRIDPAGHMRFALFVAEGTGRRRTGRIIQRLCEIETYKAMSMLGFARVKQLMPRIGELDGQLTRLMGQMTDNSAQPDVLLQDLLATSIELETLSARCSFRFGATGAYEAIVNQRIEVLREERFEGGQNFADFMMRRYDPAIRTVKSTERRLQALSDRAIRAGELLRTRVDVERSAQNQALLESMDRRADLALRLQHTVEGLSVVAISYYAVSLVSYLLYPLTASGISKGMLTAAVTIPVVVAVWYAVRRIRKRLG from the coding sequence ATGACACCGATAGATGACCATCCCCTTCGCTATGCGCTGGCCAATGAATTGCATGCTCGACCGTTCCCGGTCGCGTCAATGCCCTGTACTGTGGTCTTTCTGGCGATCAAGAAACCAGAGGCTGCGGTCGCTCGTGATCGTCGTGAGGATTTGGCTCATTTGATCGACCTGCTGGACCGCCACGGCGCGCAGCATCCTCAGCCTGATGCAACACATTACGCGGGTCAGATTGGTCGCCACTGGTTGAAGTGGGAGCAGCATACCGAATTCGTGACCTACACCGCGATCGCTCAGAACGTGAGTGATCGTGCGTTCAACCCGGCCGACTTTGAAGTCTTTCCGCCTGATTGGCTGATGGCCAGCCCGGGGCAAAGGGTAACGTCGGCGATGGTGCGCGTCGTTGAACGCGAAAGTGACGATGTGGTAAAGTCAAAGCTGCTGGATTGGTTCGAGCCGGAAAGCCTGGCCGTGGCCAGAGTATTGGACGATGCCGCCATTTGTGCCAGTGATTTTCGTATCGATCCGGCAGGTCACATGCGCTTTGCCTTGTTCGTGGCCGAGGGCACCGGACGGCGCCGGACGGGACGCATTATTCAGCGCCTGTGCGAAATCGAAACGTACAAGGCGATGTCGATGCTGGGTTTCGCGCGTGTCAAGCAACTGATGCCGCGTATCGGGGAACTGGATGGGCAACTCACCCGGTTGATGGGGCAGATGACCGACAACTCGGCGCAACCTGACGTGCTGTTGCAGGATTTGCTGGCAACGTCGATCGAGCTCGAAACACTGTCGGCCCGATGTTCTTTCCGGTTCGGTGCCACCGGGGCGTATGAGGCCATCGTCAACCAGCGAATCGAAGTGTTGCGAGAAGAACGTTTCGAAGGCGGACAGAATTTCGCCGATTTCATGATGCGCCGCTATGACCCTGCAATCCGCACCGTGAAATCCACGGAACGCCGCCTTCAGGCCTTGTCGGACCGGGCGATCCGCGCCGGTGAGTTGCTGCGGACAAGGGTGGATGTGGAACGCAGCGCGCAAAACCAGGCGTTGCTGGAAAGCATGGATCGTCGGGCCGATCTGGCATTGCGGTTGCAACACACGGTCGAGGGGCTTTCCGTGGTTGCCATCAGCTATTATGCGGTTTCGCTGGTCAGCTATCTTTTGTATCCGTTGACGGCCTCTGGCATCAGCAAGGGCATGCTGACGGCGGCGGTTACGATCCCGGTTGTCGTCGCGGTGTGGTACGCGGTCCGACGCATCCGCAAACGGCTCGGTTGA
- a CDS encoding MFS transporter — protein MISVVAAWRAVAAMFILNGALFGIWASRIPAIRDRLELSHEALGFGLLFMAAGAVCSFPITGRLTDRFGAVAITRIIAVLYTGSLILLALADGLWGLAVFLFVFGAFHGSMDVAMNAWAAEVEQAYDKPVMSSFHAMWSLGAGLGALSGYVAVQMGLTVLVHFLLAGGVVVGLALASSWVSWSSRRSKGPQGTVFALPSGALILVGIAALCGALGEGAVADWSAIYLRDITGATESVAALGYAVFSVTMVAFRLAGAVVITRFGPVVTARFGGICAAFGVFTVVSAATPLTALLGFALMGIGYAVIMPLAFSRAASDPNVPPGQAIASVATLGYGGLLIGPPLIGLLAELFGLRLAFAVLLPLAVLIVLLAGALKRAGSV, from the coding sequence ATGATAAGCGTAGTTGCAGCATGGCGCGCTGTCGCTGCCATGTTCATTCTAAATGGCGCCCTGTTCGGAATCTGGGCGTCACGCATTCCCGCCATACGTGACAGGTTGGAACTGTCCCATGAGGCGCTTGGATTCGGCCTGTTGTTCATGGCTGCGGGGGCTGTCTGCTCTTTCCCGATAACCGGGCGGCTGACGGATCGTTTCGGTGCTGTTGCAATCACCCGGATCATTGCAGTTCTGTACACTGGGTCGCTGATCTTGCTTGCCCTGGCTGATGGGCTTTGGGGGTTGGCAGTGTTCCTGTTTGTCTTTGGCGCCTTCCACGGATCGATGGATGTTGCGATGAATGCATGGGCCGCCGAGGTAGAGCAGGCATATGACAAACCCGTAATGTCCTCGTTCCACGCAATGTGGAGCCTTGGCGCCGGTCTTGGCGCGCTCAGCGGGTATGTTGCGGTTCAGATGGGGCTGACGGTTCTTGTGCATTTCCTGCTGGCGGGCGGCGTGGTTGTCGGCCTTGCGCTTGCGTCATCCTGGGTAAGCTGGAGCTCGCGCCGATCCAAAGGGCCTCAGGGTACGGTTTTCGCCTTGCCATCCGGCGCGCTGATACTGGTTGGCATAGCCGCCTTGTGCGGAGCATTGGGCGAAGGGGCCGTCGCGGACTGGAGCGCGATATATCTGCGTGACATCACGGGGGCGACCGAAAGCGTCGCTGCCCTGGGCTATGCGGTATTTTCAGTGACCATGGTGGCGTTTCGACTTGCCGGTGCCGTTGTTATCACCCGGTTCGGCCCGGTTGTTACGGCCCGGTTCGGCGGTATTTGCGCCGCGTTTGGTGTTTTTACGGTGGTTTCTGCGGCGACGCCTTTGACAGCGTTGCTTGGGTTTGCCTTGATGGGAATTGGCTATGCCGTGATCATGCCGCTGGCATTCAGCCGGGCGGCCAGCGATCCGAATGTGCCACCGGGGCAAGCCATCGCAAGTGTAGCGACATTGGGGTATGGGGGGCTGTTGATCGGTCCGCCGTTGATCGGTCTTCTGGCGGAGTTGTTCGGCCTGCGTCTGGCTTTTGCCGTACTGCTGCCATTGGCCGTTCTGATCGTGCTGTTGGCCGGCGCGCTGAAGCGCGCCGGCTCGGTTTAG
- a CDS encoding ABC transporter permease produces MLNFTIRRLVLAVPTLLFISLVIFLLLELAPGDPMAQVPLTVPPEVKEKMREALGLGQPMHIRFWKWIVQFFWIEPQVLIDSMFGTTFSEGDLRVISWQTRSPVMDIVVQRIPQTLWVVGTAYVVAILIALPIGIYSAYRQYSWFDQMGTFVSMVGFSVPPFFSGVLVIVIFSVQLGWFPSIYDTTHVVNSWDSFVVQLKQMIMPVMVLALQITAQLSRFMRASMLDNLNQDYVRTARAKGLSEYTVVMVHVLRNSMIPVVTVIALGIPAIFGGAIITEQVFKVNGIGQLLIGAIQANDLPMVQTLTFIFAVLIVLFNLIADVLYGILDPRIRYD; encoded by the coding sequence ATGCTTAATTTCACAATCAGACGACTGGTGCTGGCCGTTCCAACGCTGCTGTTCATCAGCCTCGTCATCTTCCTGCTCCTCGAACTCGCACCCGGCGATCCGATGGCGCAGGTTCCGCTCACCGTTCCCCCCGAAGTCAAGGAAAAGATGCGCGAGGCGCTTGGCCTTGGCCAGCCGATGCATATCCGGTTCTGGAAGTGGATCGTGCAGTTCTTCTGGATCGAACCGCAGGTCCTGATCGACTCGATGTTCGGTACAACCTTTTCCGAAGGCGACCTGCGCGTGATATCCTGGCAGACCCGCTCGCCCGTCATGGACATCGTTGTTCAGCGTATCCCGCAGACTCTGTGGGTTGTCGGCACCGCCTATGTGGTCGCCATCCTGATCGCCCTGCCCATCGGCATCTATTCGGCCTATCGTCAGTATTCCTGGTTCGACCAGATGGGCACCTTCGTGTCGATGGTCGGCTTCTCGGTCCCTCCGTTTTTCTCGGGCGTTCTGGTGATCGTGATTTTCTCGGTCCAACTGGGCTGGTTCCCGTCGATCTATGACACCACGCATGTGGTCAACAGCTGGGACAGCTTCGTCGTGCAGCTGAAGCAGATGATCATGCCGGTCATGGTGCTGGCGTTGCAGATCACTGCGCAGCTCAGCCGATTCATGCGCGCCTCGATGCTGGACAATCTCAATCAGGATTACGTCCGCACCGCCCGCGCCAAGGGGCTCAGCGAATACACCGTGGTCATGGTCCACGTCCTGAGGAACTCGATGATCCCGGTGGTCACGGTCATTGCACTGGGTATCCCGGCCATCTTCGGCGGCGCCATCATCACCGAGCAGGTTTTCAAGGTGAATGGTATCGGTCAGTTGCTGATCGGGGCCATCCAGGCCAATGACCTGCCGATGGTGCAAACCCTGACCTTCATCTTTGCCGTGCTGATCGTGCTGTTCAACCTGATCGCCGACGTCCTGTATGGCATTCTGGACCCGAGGATTCGCTATGACTGA
- a CDS encoding ABC transporter permease gives MTDHDKSDTLIPDEGLAPASTALPTADVMEELTTPPRSQWRDVWDQFKTHKGAMIGAILFIFIVAGVYLGPYLWGIDPTQIDIRARNQGPSWAHPFGTDQLGRDILARMMSGGQTSVSVGITAMLLALFLGSFIGVLAGFFKRLDGPLMRLTDLFLALPLLPLLLVMMLLFREPLSAAFGLERGIFILIVCAIGITSWMPTARIVRGDVLAIKEREFVLAARSIGTSNTQIITRHILPNVLSPIMVSATLGIATAIITESALSFLGLGFPPDFPTWGRLLFDGVDYLQQYPERVFWPGLAISLTVLSVNYLGDGLRDALDPRIRGR, from the coding sequence ATGACTGATCACGACAAATCAGACACGCTGATCCCCGACGAAGGTCTGGCCCCGGCATCCACCGCGCTGCCAACCGCTGATGTGATGGAGGAACTCACGACCCCGCCACGCAGCCAATGGCGCGATGTGTGGGATCAGTTCAAGACGCACAAGGGCGCAATGATCGGGGCGATCCTGTTCATCTTCATCGTAGCGGGCGTGTATCTGGGCCCCTATCTCTGGGGCATTGATCCGACGCAGATCGATATCCGGGCCCGCAATCAGGGGCCAAGCTGGGCGCATCCGTTCGGCACCGACCAACTGGGCCGGGATATTCTGGCCCGCATGATGTCGGGCGGTCAAACCTCGGTATCGGTGGGCATCACCGCGATGCTGCTGGCACTGTTTCTGGGATCGTTCATCGGCGTTCTGGCCGGGTTCTTCAAACGGCTGGATGGTCCGCTTATGCGTCTGACAGACCTGTTTCTGGCCCTGCCTCTGCTGCCCTTGTTGCTGGTCATGATGCTGCTGTTCCGCGAGCCCCTGTCGGCCGCGTTCGGGCTGGAGCGCGGGATCTTCATCCTGATCGTCTGCGCCATCGGCATCACCTCGTGGATGCCCACGGCGCGGATCGTACGGGGTGACGTGCTGGCCATCAAAGAGCGTGAATTCGTATTGGCAGCCCGGTCCATCGGCACCAGCAACACTCAGATCATCACGCGGCATATCCTGCCGAACGTGTTGTCTCCGATCATGGTATCGGCGACGCTGGGCATTGCCACGGCCATCATCACCGAAAGCGCGTTGTCGTTCCTGGGTCTGGGCTTTCCGCCCGACTTCCCGACATGGGGTCGCCTGCTGTTCGACGGTGTCGATTACCTACAGCAATACCCCGAGCGTGTGTTCTGGCCGGGTCTGGCAATCTCGCTGACCGTTCTCAGCGTCAACTATCTGGGTGACGGTCTGCGCGACGCGCTGGATCCGCGCATCCGCGGTCGTTGA
- a CDS encoding Re/Si-specific NAD(P)(+) transhydrogenase subunit alpha, which translates to MKIGTPKEILDGENRVAMTPDSAVQLQKLGYECLIEKGAGAAAGFSDAAYEAVGVEVVKTAASLWKTADIIAKVRIPTETELKRLTKGKTLISFFNPAGNEEGMELAKSKGANVIAMEMVPRISRAQKMDALSSMANIAGYRAVIEAGNNFGRFFTGQVTAAGKVPPAKVLIVGAGVAGLAAIGTSTSLGAITYAFDVRPEVAEQVESMGAEFVYLDFEEEQQDGAATGGYASVQSEEFRNAQLAKFRELAPEMDIVITTALIPNRPAPKLWLEDMVKAMKPGSVIVDLAAERGGNVEGTVPDEKVVTPNGVTIIGYTDFPSRMAAQSSSLYATNIRHMMTDLTPNKDGQINHDMEDDVIRGATVTYEGEITFPPPPPKVQAIAAQKKPEVKELTPEEKKAQEIAAFKAQTKQQFTLLGVGGALMLLVGLIAPASFMQHFIVFVLAIFVGFQVIWNVAHSLHTPLMAITNAISSIIIVGALMQIGSGSFLVILLAALSVFMAGINIFGGFLVTRRMLAMFQKS; encoded by the coding sequence GTGAAGATAGGCACGCCAAAGGAAATATTGGACGGCGAAAACCGGGTCGCGATGACTCCGGATTCGGCCGTGCAACTGCAAAAACTGGGCTATGAGTGCCTGATCGAAAAAGGCGCAGGTGCTGCTGCCGGTTTTTCGGACGCGGCGTATGAGGCTGTGGGCGTTGAGGTTGTCAAGACCGCAGCATCGCTGTGGAAGACCGCAGATATCATCGCCAAGGTTCGTATCCCGACCGAGACTGAGCTGAAACGTCTGACCAAGGGCAAGACGTTGATTTCCTTCTTCAATCCTGCCGGAAACGAAGAAGGAATGGAACTTGCCAAGTCCAAGGGCGCAAACGTGATCGCCATGGAAATGGTGCCGCGTATTTCACGCGCGCAGAAGATGGACGCATTGTCGTCGATGGCCAATATTGCCGGCTATCGCGCGGTGATCGAAGCCGGCAACAACTTTGGCCGATTCTTCACCGGTCAGGTGACTGCGGCCGGTAAAGTGCCGCCTGCAAAGGTTCTGATCGTCGGGGCCGGTGTTGCCGGACTTGCCGCGATCGGGACGTCGACCTCGCTGGGTGCAATCACCTATGCGTTCGACGTGCGCCCCGAGGTGGCCGAGCAGGTCGAATCGATGGGGGCGGAGTTCGTCTATCTGGATTTCGAAGAAGAACAGCAGGATGGAGCGGCCACCGGTGGGTATGCGTCGGTCCAGTCAGAAGAGTTCCGCAATGCGCAGTTGGCCAAGTTCCGCGAACTGGCCCCGGAAATGGACATCGTCATCACCACGGCCCTGATCCCCAACCGCCCGGCGCCAAAGCTGTGGCTGGAAGATATGGTCAAGGCAATGAAGCCGGGCTCGGTCATCGTTGATCTTGCGGCAGAGCGCGGCGGGAACGTCGAAGGTACCGTGCCGGACGAAAAGGTCGTGACGCCCAATGGCGTGACCATCATCGGCTATACCGACTTCCCCAGCCGGATGGCGGCGCAGTCTTCGTCTTTGTACGCCACCAACATTCGTCACATGATGACGGACCTGACACCCAACAAGGACGGCCAGATCAATCACGACATGGAAGATGACGTGATCCGTGGCGCGACCGTGACCTATGAGGGTGAGATCACCTTCCCGCCGCCGCCACCCAAGGTGCAGGCGATCGCGGCGCAGAAGAAGCCCGAGGTCAAGGAACTGACCCCGGAAGAGAAGAAGGCGCAGGAGATTGCGGCCTTTAAGGCGCAGACCAAGCAGCAGTTCACCCTGCTGGGTGTCGGTGGCGCGCTCATGCTGCTGGTGGGGCTGATCGCTCCGGCCAGTTTCATGCAGCACTTCATCGTCTTCGTGCTGGCCATCTTTGTGGGCTTCCAGGTGATCTGGAACGTCGCGCACAGCCTGCACACTCCGCTGATGGCGATCACCAACGCGATCTCGTCGATCATCATCGTCGGGGCTTTGATGCAGATCGGGTCGGGGTCGTTCCTGGTCATTCTGCTGGCGGCACTGTCCGTCTTCATGGCCGGGATCAATATCTTCGGCGGTTTCCTCGTAACCCGGCGCATGCTCGCCATGTTCCAGAAATCTTAA
- a CDS encoding VOC family protein, with protein sequence MEKVNGIGGVFFRARDPKALSAWYEKHLGVNHYDPVPWKQREGYTVFAPFAEDTEYFGRADQQWMINFRVDDLAALTAQLEQAGIKVETNPDWDSEVGKFARILDPEGNPIELWQPNQ encoded by the coding sequence ATGGAGAAGGTGAACGGTATCGGCGGTGTGTTCTTTCGCGCCCGCGACCCAAAGGCGTTGAGCGCCTGGTATGAGAAGCACTTGGGCGTCAATCACTATGACCCCGTGCCCTGGAAGCAGCGTGAAGGCTATACGGTCTTTGCGCCATTCGCTGAGGACACCGAGTATTTCGGACGGGCCGATCAGCAGTGGATGATCAATTTTCGTGTCGATGATCTGGCCGCGCTGACGGCGCAGCTTGAGCAGGCTGGAATCAAGGTGGAAACCAATCCTGACTGGGACAGCGAAGTTGGAAAATTTGCCCGCATCCTTGACCCCGAAGGCAACCCCATCGAGCTGTGGCAGCCAAATCAATGA